A genomic region of Exiguobacterium sp. Helios contains the following coding sequences:
- a CDS encoding MetQ/NlpA family ABC transporter substrate-binding protein, with the protein MKKGLAIGAALTTVLFAGCAASGEEDQKTVKLGVSGSDTQVWEYVAKKAKKEGITIELVKFSDYVQPNLALAEGEIDANSFQTVSYFNAFKKEHKLKLSPIATTVIAPMGIYSDKIKDVKDIPVGGKIAVPNEATNMGRALLLLQEAGLIKLPDDFDGNGSVDKIVENPKKLKIVPVVAGQTPRVLPDVSASIINNGIAVDAGFNPIKDSILHENETAKPYINIIATRTEDKDKKTLKKIASLYQQDDVAAFIKKEYKGSTIPTFVPLSEIGE; encoded by the coding sequence ATGAAAAAAGGATTAGCGATTGGTGCAGCATTGACGACGGTATTGTTTGCGGGATGTGCCGCTTCCGGAGAAGAAGATCAAAAGACGGTGAAACTTGGCGTCAGCGGTTCTGACACCCAAGTTTGGGAATACGTCGCGAAAAAAGCGAAGAAAGAAGGCATCACGATTGAGCTCGTTAAGTTCTCCGACTATGTTCAACCGAATCTCGCACTCGCGGAAGGAGAGATTGATGCGAACTCCTTCCAGACCGTCTCTTACTTTAACGCCTTCAAAAAAGAACATAAGTTAAAACTGTCGCCGATTGCGACTACGGTCATCGCGCCGATGGGAATTTATTCGGATAAGATCAAGGACGTCAAAGACATTCCGGTCGGTGGAAAGATTGCCGTCCCGAATGAAGCGACGAACATGGGGCGGGCATTGCTCCTGTTGCAGGAAGCAGGCCTGATCAAGCTGCCGGACGACTTTGACGGCAACGGATCCGTCGATAAGATCGTCGAGAATCCGAAAAAACTGAAGATTGTCCCGGTCGTCGCCGGACAGACACCACGCGTCCTACCGGATGTCTCCGCCTCAATCATCAATAACGGAATCGCTGTCGATGCCGGCTTTAATCCGATCAAAGATTCGATTCTCCATGAAAACGAGACGGCGAAACCGTACATCAACATCATCGCGACCCGGACAGAAGACAAAGACAAAAAGACGTTGAAAAAAATCGCTTCCCTTTACCAGCAGGACGATGTCGCTGCCTTCATCAAAAAAGAGTACAAAGGAAGCACGATTCCGACGTTCGTCCCACTTAGCGAGATTGGCGAATAA